TTTGAAATCATGACCGCGATCCTGAAGGCGCCGGTCGATCTGTTGTGGTTCGGCGGTATCGGCACCTATATCAAGGCGCTTTCGGAAACCCATGCCGAGGTCGGCGATCGTGCGAACGACCCGATCCGCATTACGGCGGACGAGGTCGGCGCCAAGGTGATCGGCGAAGGTGCCAATCTCGGCGTCACCCAGAAGGGCCGCATCGCCTTTTCGCTGAAGGGCGGACGCTGCAATTCCGACGCCATCGACAATTCGGCGGGCGTCAATTCCTCCGACGTCGAGGTCAATATCAAGATTGCCCTGTCAACGGCGGTATCAAGCGGCCGCCTCGATCTCCCGGCCCGCAACAAACTGCTCGCCTCGATGACCGAGGAGGTCGGCGAGCTGGTGCTGCGCAACAACTACCTCCAATCCCTGGCGATTTCGCTGGTGGCACGCCAGGGCAGCGGTAATCGTGATGAGCTATCGCGACTGATGACCGTATTAGAGGCTTCTGGCAGGCTGAACCGCAAGGTGGAAACCCTGCCGGATGATGCGGCGCTGGCCGAGCGCTATGCAGGCGGTCAATCCCTGACCCGCCCGGAAATCGGCGTGCTTCTGTCCTATGCCAAGATCTCGCTGTTCGATGATCTGGTCGAAACCAGCCTGCCGGACGATCCCTATTGCGCCAGCATTCTCAGCAATTACTTCCCGAAGAAAATGCGCAAGCCTTACGCCGATGACATTGCCACGCATCGGCTGCATCGCGAAATCATTGCGACTGTGCTCGCCAACCACATCATCAACCGTGGCGGCCCAGGCTTCATGGCGTGGATGAGCGACGCGACTGGCGGTACGGCCGAGGATATTGCCAGAGCCGCTCTTCTGACCCGCGATGGGCTGGATCTGCGGGCCTATTGGGACCGGATCGACGCGCTGGACGGCGAAATTTCCGGCGAAGCGCAGAACGATCTCTACCAGCGGGTCGCCACGGTCTACCGCGTCTTCACCAAACTGGCGATTGATACACGGTTGGCCGCCGGTGACCTGTCGGATGTGGTGCGCAAGTTGAAAAGCGCGATCAAATCCTTCAAGGGCTTCAGCCGCTCGGTCACCCCAGCCGATTTCTCGGCGCAGATCGGTGCCGAGGCCAGCGCCATGACCGCTGCGGGCGTGCCGGAGGATCTGGCCGAGGACCTCGCCGAATTGTGGAGCCTGACGGTCACCCCGGAAGTGATTTCCGTCGCACTTCGGGCCGATGCCAGCCTGCAAAAGGCAACGGAAGGCTATTACAAGGTCAGCGAAATCTTCCGGATTGGCAGGCTGCTGTCCTCGGTCGAAAAAATTCCGACCAGCGACCATTACGACAGCCTGGCCCGGCTGCGCAGCCTGGATCTGGTGCTGAAAGCACGACGCAATATTGTCGTCCAGGCGCTGACCCAGCACGGGGACAGCCGCGATCCGGTTGCCGCCTGGCGGTCTGCGGATGCACTGCGGATCAACAGGTTGGGCAGCGAGTTGATCGCGCTCACGGAAGGCGATCCGAGCTTGTCGCGCCTCACCGTTGCCGCCAGCCTGCTGACGGACATCGCCCAAGGCGCTGCGTGAAAGGCTCGTTGCTTTAATGAGGCCGGTTTCCAGCCCCATTGAAGCTGTCATGAGATAATGCCAGTGTCGCCGCCGAGATCATCGGCTGCGACAGGCACGACAATGCAATCAGATGCACAGACAAGGCAGACCAGCAGATCCGGGATATGGGGCTGGATGCTGTTCGACTGGGCCGCCCAGCCCTTCTTCACCGTGGTCACAACCTTTATTTTCGGCCCCTATTTCGTCTCCCGCTTCACCAGCGATCCCGTCAGCGCGCAAGCCGCCTGGAGCAATGCCGCCACCGTCGCCTCCGTGGTCATCGCCCTGCTCTCCCCTGTGCTGGGTGCCATTGCCGACCGTAGCGGCTCGCGCAAACCGTGGATCGCCTTCTTTGCTGTCATCAAGATCACCTGTCTGCTGCTGCTCTGGCAAGCCGTCCCCGGCTCACCGGTGATTTTTCCGCTGGTGCTGTTCAGCCTTGCCTCGATAGCTGCCGAATTCTCTATCGTCTTCAACGATTCGATGATGCCAAGGCTGGTGAGCGCCAAGGATGTCGGCCGGATTTCCAATATGGCCTGGGGGCTCGGCTACTTGGGCGGGATGATCGTGCTGATTGCCGTCGTGCTGTTTGTTGCGGCCAATCCCGACACGGGCAAGACCATTTTAGGCAGCACGCCGCTGTTCGGGCTTGATCCGGCCACTGGTGAGGATGCCCGCGTCACCGGGCCGGTCTCGGCGCTCTGGTATCTGCTGTTCATCCTGCCGATGTTCTTCTTCACGCCCGATCAACAGAAGGGCGATCCGTTTGGCAAGGCGGTGAAAGCCGGGCTTGCCGACCTCAAGGCGACGCTGCGCGAGGTGCGGCACCGGGCGGGTATCCTCAGGTTTTTGATTGCCCGGATGATCTACCAGGACGGCGTCAACGGCTTGCTGATCCTCGGCGGGGTGTTTGCCGCTGGCATGTTCGGCTGGTCAACCATGGAAATCGGTATTTACGGCATTATTCTCAATGTCGTCGCCATTTTCGGCTGCGCCCTTGCAAGTCGGCTGGATGCGGCGCTTGGCTCGAAAACCATGGTGGTCATCAGCCTGATCCTGCTTTTGACGGCCACCTTCGGCATTATTTCCACTGGCCCCAGCTTCACCGCCTTCGGCCTGATACCGCTTTCGCCTGATAGTACCGGCAGCCTGTTCGGCACGGCGGCGGAGAAAGTCTATATTCTCTACGGCATCCTGATCGGCCTTGCCTTCGGCCCGGTTCAGGCCTCGTCCCGCTCCTATCTCGCCCGCAGCATCGCCCCTGAGGAAGCAGGCCGTTATTTCGGCATCTATGCGCTGTCAGGCCGCGCCACAAGCTTTATGGCCACCTTGTCGTTTTCGCTGATCACCACCGCCACCGGTTCGTCGCGGGCGGGCATGGCGAGCTTGATTATCTTTCTCGGCGTTGGGCTGGTGCTGCTGCTGGCAACGCCCTACCCGGCAGCTAAGAGGAGCTGAAAAATCCAGCATCAAATCTGAATGCAGCATAAAAAAACCGGCTGAGATCACTCTCAGCCGGTTTTCTTGTGTCAAATAATGAAGGTTTTACAAGCTAATGGCGAAAGCCCCGTCCTTTTCAGTCACCGCTGCGCCATTGGCCGTGACGTCGTAACCAGAACCATCAGCCTTGCGGCTAGCGGTGATGGCCACGGCCTTGCCGCCAATGCTGACCTCTGCCTCGTAGGAGGAAAGGCTGGATGGCAAGGCAGGCTTCAGGCTGATGCCCTCACCCTGGCGGTGGATGCCGAGGAAGCCTTCCAGCGCGAAGCGGTAGAGCCAGCCAGCAGAGCCGGTATACCAGGTCCAGCCGCCGCGCCCTTCATAGCCGGGGCCGCCATAGACATCGGCTGCCACGACATAGGGCTCGACCCGGTAACGATCGGCTTCATCCGTGGTCTCGGCATGATGAACCGGGTTCAGCATCGAGAACACTTTCCAGGCCTCATCGTTGCGGCCAAGCTTGGACAGAGCCAGACCCGTCCAGATTGCCGCATGCGTATATTGGCCGCCGTTTTCGCGCACGCCTGGCGGATAGGACTTGATGTAGCCCGGGTCCAGACGGCTCTTTTCGAACGGCGGAGTGAAGAGGCGAACGATCCCAACTTCGTCATCGATCAGCCGTCCGACCACAGAGTTCATGGCCTGCTGCTGACGCTCCGGCTCGGCAAAGCCAGACAGAACCGACCAGGACTGGGCGATAGCATCAATGCGGCATTCGTCCGACTGGTCAGAGCCCAATGGATCGCCATCATCGAAATAGCCACGGCGGTAGTGATCGCCATCCCAACCGGCTTTTTCCAGCGCAGCCTTCAGGCTCTTCAGGTATTTCGCCCAGGCCTTGACGCGGGCGCTGTCCTTGCGCTCCTCGGCAAAGGGCGTGAACACCGTCAACGCATTGGCAAGGAACCAGCCGAGCCAGACGCTTTCGCCGCGTCCGGCAACGCCGACCCGGTTCATGCCGTCGTTCCAGTCACCGCCAAGGATCAGCGGCAGACCGTTGGTGCCGGTGCGGGTGATGGCGAGATCAAGCGCCCGCGCCGCATGTTCGTAGAGCGGTGCCTTTTCAGCGGAAATTTCCGGCTTGAAGAAGGCGTCGTGGCGACCAAGGGCCAGCGTCGGACCATCGAGGAAGCTAACGTCTGTATCCAGGATCGCCTTGTCGCCGGTGGCCGTGACATAGGAATGGACGGCATAGGCCAGCCAGACCACGTCATCGGAGATCGTGCTGCGAATGCCGGCACCGTTCTGCGGCAACCACCAATGCTGCACGTCACCTTCTTTGAACTGCCGTGAAGCAGCGTTGAGGATCTGGTCACGAGCAAGCTCTGGCCGGTAGAGCAGGAAGGCCAGGCTATCCTGCAACTGGTCGCGGAAACCATAGGCGCCCGATGCCTGATAGAAACCGGCGCGTGCCTTGATGCGGCAGGCCAGCGTCTGATAGGGCAGCCAGTGATTGACCATATGGTCGAAAGCCTTATCGCCAGTCTTCACCTTGATATGGCCGGTGAAATCACCCCAGAAGGATTTAGCCTCGGTCAGTGCGCCGTCAAAGCCCTTGGCTTTGGCAGCCGCAATGACGCTTCGCGCCTGCTCGATGCTTTCGGCATCGCCCAGCAGGAAAGTGACGGATGCTTCTTCGCCCGGCTGCAAGGTGATGTCGAAGGCCAGTGCCGCACAGGGATCGCCTTCCGGATCGATGGAGCCGGACAGCGGCGAGCCCTTGGCCACGGCCTGTGGCATCTTGATATCGCCATGCCGACCGATGAATTCGCGGCGGCTGGAGGCAAAGCCCGACGCCGTTTCCACGGCGGTCAGGAAGGCGAAGCGACCCGAATAGTCGATGCTATAGGGGTTGGTCGCCATCAGCGACCCGGTTTCCGCATCATGGGACGGCAGCACGAATGCCGCCGTCTTCTGCGGATTGTTGCCGAGAATCCATTCGACATAACCGTAGCTGCGCAGACGACGAGCGCTATCGCCGGTATTGCGGATCGTAAGCCGGGTAAAGCGGACCGGCTCGACCTGATCGACTGTGACCGTCAGTTCGACGGCAAGTCCAGCAGCCTCGGTCGAGAACACCGAGTAACCAAGGCCATGACGGGTCTCATAGACGACATCCTGCCGGTTGCTGGCGGCAGAGATCGGGCTGACCACCTCACCGCTGTCGAGATCGGCCACATAGAAGGCCTCGCCGGTACGGTTGGTGACAGCATCGTTCGACCATGGTGTCAGCTGATAGTCGCGCGAATTGCGGCTCCAGGTGAAGCCCGAGCCTTCGGCTGCGATATGGAAGCCGAAATTGTCGTTGGAGATCACGTTGATCCACGGCTGCGGCGTCGATTGGCCAGGGCCAAGCCGCACCACATATTCGGCACCATCGGCAGCAAAACCACCATAGCCGTTCCAGAACTCCAGATCGCTACCATCAATGATTGGAGCAACAAGATCAGCACGGCCAGCCATGACCGGCACTGGCGGATACCAGTCGGCGTCAATGGCGTCCACACCGCGCGGTGCTGCAAACAGCTCGGCGGCATGCGTCACCTGATCGGTGATCTTGCCATTGCGGGCATGGAGCACGACGCGGGCGGCGGCGAGCACGGCATTCCAGCCGCTGTCGTCCATCAGGTCGCGCCGCACCGCAAACACGTGTTGCTGGCCACCTTCGGCCTGCTTGGTGCGCATGCCCTCAGCCAACTGTTCCAGAGCATGCTGCATATCCTGCGCATAGGATGCGGCCCGCTCGTTGAGGATCACGACATCGGTCACCACGCCGTGGCGTTGCAGATAATCCTGGGCGCTCAAAGCTTCGCGGACCACTTCGGTGTCCATCTCGTCGTTGATGCGCACCGCGAAGATCGGATAATCGCCGGAGATCGAGTTTGGCCACAGCGCCGATTGCGAGGCGAGACCGGCGCGCACGGTTTCCGGATCGGCCCGCAGATGCATGTCGGGATAGACCAGATAGCGACCAAGCTGCTGGAAGGCGGCAGCCTGCTGCGAGGTGATGCCGATATGGCGCATCTCGACCTGGGTGCGGGTCCAGGCATGCAGCATTTCGTGGTTGAACGCATCGGGATGACGATAACGCTCAATGGCCACATCCACTTCCTGACGGCTTGGTGCGGCAATGGTCCAATAGACCACGCTAACCTTCTTACCAGCGGGAACGCGCAGCACGCGACGGAAGCTGGCGATTGGATCAAGTGTAAACCCGTCCGAACCCGATAGAACCGCGTCTGGATCAAAGGCCGCAGCCTCGGCCAGCGTGCGGCCACGACCGATGAACTTGTAGCGGTCGGTCTCGAATTCAGTATTGCGGCCCGGTCCCGATGTGTCGGAGACCAGATGCGCCACGCAGATATCCGGATCGCTCGGCGAACGCTTGTTGCGCTCAATGCGGATCACGTCACCCTTGCGGCCAAGCTCGGTTTTCACGAACATCCGCGAGAACACCGGATGCGCGTTGTCGTTGTCGTCGCTCGACAGAACCGGCTCCATATAGGAGGTCACTTCGATGAAGCGGTCCTCGGTGCCGGTGTTGAGCAAGGTGACACGACGGCCTTCGGCGTCATGTTCGGTGGCAACCACGCATTCGACAGTCGAGGTGATATCGCCGACGGTCTTGGTGAACTCCGCCTTGTCGTCGCTGAACACCACACGGGTCTTTTCCTCGGCGGCCCGGCGCGGCGCAGCGGTCGTTGACCACCATTCGCCCGACGCCGTATCGCGCAGGAAGATGAAGGTGCCGTTGCGATCTTCGGTCGGATCGGCCTTCCAGCGGGAAACGGAGAGGCCATTCCAGCGGGAGAAGCCAGAGCCGGTGGCCGTCAGCATCACCGAATAATGGCCGTTCGACAGCAATACCAGTTCGCGGTCCTTCGAAAGCGGATCGGTAATGGTGCGGATTTCCGGACGCAGCAGGTCGGCCTGGCCCTTACCGGGGGTCTGCGGCTCGTATTTGGCGCTCATCACAGGAATTTCGCGCGGTGCCTTTTCCTGCAACAGCAGTTCGGCTGCCTCGATCACCGGATCGGCGTGGAAGAGTTCACGCAACAAGCCGTTGAAGGTGACGTTGGCAATCGCCGCAATCGACATGCCGTGATGGTGGGCATAGTAATTGTAGACGACCGCGCAGGTCTTGCCCTTCGGCACCCGGGTCGGGGTGAAATCGACAGCGTCATGGAAACCATAGGCGCCAAGCGCGCCAAGCGCCCGGAGCTTTTTCAGGTTTTCAGCCGCTGCCTTCGGATCATACTGGCTGGCGAGAATCGACGCATAGGGCGCGATAACCGCGTTCTGGCCAAGGCCGCGCTTCAGGCCGAGAGTAGGCACGCCGAAATTGGTATATTGATAGGCGAGCGCATGGTCGCGGGCGTTGAAGGCCGCTTCCGAAATACCCCAGGGGATATTGAGGCGCTTGCCATGGTTCATCTGTTCCTTGACGATCAGGTTGTTCGTCTGGTTCAGAATACCGCCCTGCCGTTCCTGCATGACCAGCGGTGGCATCAGATATTCGAACATCGAACCGGACCAGGAGACCAGCGCGGCACGTGAGCCAATCGGCACGACCTGACGTCCCAGCTTGTACCAATGTTCGGTGGGCAGATCGCCCTTGGCAATGGCAAACAGCGAGGTCAGACGAGCTTCGGAGGCCAGAAGGTCGTAGCAGGCCTCGTCCAGTTCCATGGTTTCGACGCGATACCCGATGGAAAGCAGACGCCGTTCCTTGCGGAACAGGAAGGCGAAATCCATGGAAAACGCGAGGTCGCGGCTGCGGTCACGCAGGCTGGCCAAACGCTGGCGCAGCGGCTCGATATTGGACAGGTCGAAGGCGCTATCGGCGATATGGGATTCGCAGACCGCCACCAGTGCCTCACTCCAACGCAACAGGTCCGTGCTCTTGTCAGAGCGCAGCTCGTGGTGAAGATTGGCCGCCAGCTTCTGGATGTCACGCGCCAGAACCGCGAGGTTGATCACCCGGATCGAGGCGAATTCATGCTCGCGCTTGACCGAGGCCAGCGCATTGTTGAAGCCGATGATCCGCTCATAGAGGCGAGTGCGCAACGGGCGCACGGTCTTGCGGTCGTCAGGCAGTTCCTTCAGCGCTTCCATCAGGATGCCACCGACATCGCCGATGCCATCAAGGCTGCCCTGGAGATGGGCAGACGGGGCTTCAGCCCAATGGCGGCAGGCAGACGAAATCGCAATCAGATGGCCGGCAAGATTGCCGCTATCGACCGCCGAGATATAACGGTTGCCGAGCGATTTCAGCGTATCGGTATGATACCAGTTGTAAAGATGGCCCCGGAACTTGTCCATCTTCTCGACAGTGCCGATGGTCTGTTCCAGCTTTTCGATGGTCTGCTCGAAACCGAGCCAGCCGAAGTGACGGGCCGAGACAATCGACAACAGATAGACGCCGATATTGGTCGGCGAGGTACGCCGTGCCACCACTGGCTCCGGCGTTTCCTGGAAATTGTCCGGCGGCAGGAAATGTTCGCCAGCATTGGCGAAGGTCTCATAATAGCGCCAGGTGCGGCGCGCGATGCGGCGCAGTTCGATGACGGTTTCTTCCGGCACCAGCAACCGGTCTTCCGTCTCGGCGGACTGGCTGACATACCAGGCAACCAGCGGCGACAGCACCCACATCAGCGTGAAGGGCAGGCCGATCAACGCGCCGTAGCCAGCTTCATAGGCCGAAAGGCCGAAGGCGACGAGGGCGAGCGTCGGTGCATAACGCATCGTGCGGTAATAAGTCGGAATACTGCCTTGCGCCACCGACTGAATGCTGGCGGCAGTGCGCCATTCCAGCAGCAGCTTGCGGCTGACCAGCAGGCGATACATCGAGCGAACGATAGCATCGGCCATCATGCAGGCCATATCGGCGATGAAGACGATACGAAGTGCCACTTGCGCATTGGCACCGCGCAAATCGGCCCAGAGCGACTGGAAGTGTGCGCTTGGCACAATATCCGTCTGGCGTGGTACCAGCGCGTTGATCAGCGAAATGGTCGGCGCAACGAACAGCGAGAAGATCAGCAGCAATTGCCAGATCAGCGTATCGATCGGGCTCATGGCGAACCAGCCGATCACGGACGCGGCGAACCAGGCAATCGGGGTCAGCGACCGGCGCAGGTTGTCGACCATTTTCCAACGGCCAAGCGAGGTAATACCGCGCTTCGGATCGAGGATATAGGGCAGCAACTGCCAGTCGCCCCGCGCCCAGCGATGCTGGCGGGAAATTTCCACTTCGTAGCGGGTCGGAAAATCCTCGACCAGTTCGACATCGGTCACCAGCGCACAGCGGGCGAACGAGCCTTCGAGCAGGTCGTGGCTGAGGACGGTATTCTCGTCGATCTGGCCCTTGATGGCACGCTCGAAAGCATCGACATGGTAAAGGCCCTTACCGGTGAAGCTGCCTTCACCGGTAATGTCCTGATAGACATCAGAAACGGTAAAGACGTAAGGATCGAGACCGCGATTGATCGAAAACACCCGCTGGAACACCGAGGCGTCCTTGCCTGTGGTCAGCGAGGGGGTGACACGCGGCTGAAGAATCCCATACCCGCTGACCACACGACCGGTTTCCGGGTCATGCACAGGCCGATTGATCGGATGATACATCTTGCCGACCATCTTGGTCACGGCATCGCGCATCAGCCGGGTGTCGGCGTCCAGCGTCATCACATATTGCACGCCATCCGGCACCGTATTGGCGCCCGGCAGGTAGGATGTATCCTTGTCGCCGCGCAACAGCAGGTTCAACTCATGCAGCTTGCCCCGCTTGCGCTCCCAACCCATCCAGCAATCTTCCTGGGGATTGAACAGACGGCGGCGGTGCAGGAAATAGAAACGGGTCTTGCCGTCTTCGTTGTAGCGGGCGTTTAGCACAGCCATTTCCCGCTTGGCATATTCCAGCACTTCGAGATCGGCTTCGGTCTCTTCGACCTTGGCATCCGGCCAGTCGCTGAGCAGCGAAAAATACACTTCGCCACGCGGATTGGTGAGGTAATGGACTTCCAGATTGCGGACCAATTCATCGACATGGTCGCGCTTGGAGATCATGCAGGGAACGGCAACCAGCGTGCGGGCATCGTCCGGAATGCCCTCCTTGAACTCGTAACCGACCAGACGGGCGGGCTTCAGGACAAAGGTGGACAGCGTGTTGAACAGGCCGGTTGCACCTTCGGATGCCGGCAAAGCAAACAGCACGACAAGAATGGCGATCAGCGGCACCGAAAGGCCAGCATAAGACAGGTACCAGGCAACAAGCGCCAGCGCCAATGCCGTCAGCGCCAGGACAGGCAGGGCAATGGCCAGCCAGTGCAACCGTTTGAAGCTGCGGGTAACAGCAATATGCGCCGGCACGCGATAACCGACCGCGCGTTCCAGCGCTTCCTTCTGCGCCCCCACGAGAACGCTGCCGACATTGGACGGCGCATCGGAGAGATCACCGGTCGAGGCGGCGGCCTTCGACAGATCGATGGCGATCTGGGCTATTTCCAGCTCGCTTTTGTCGGAACGGCGGGCCAGCTTTTCAATCGTGTTGCGGTAGCTGTTGCGCGAACCGAAATCCAGCGCTTCGTAATCGCTGTGGCTGCGCAGAATCTTGTCAACATGGCTGACCTCTTCGACCCAGACCGACCATTCGGTATCGTCGATGGTGCGCAGCCCCTTGATGATACTGCCCATGCTGACATTGCCGGACGAAAGCCGGTTATGCTCGGCGGCCATCGCCTCTTCGGTGGTGCGGCCATTGGCCTCCAACCGCTGCTCCAGCCAGCTGACGGCAACGGCGGATGTCTGCGAACCGTTGCGCAAGCGATAGAGAAACTGGGTGGCGAATGTATTGTCGTCGGCGAGTGATTCCAGCTGCTTCAAATATTCGCGGCAGGCGGCTTCGTCGTTCAGCCGGACGATTTCGTCAGCGGCCTCATTGGCCTTGCGCCGCATCTGCCGGGATTTTTCCACCCGGGTCGAAATGCGCCGCAGGTTTTCCACCAGCACGAAGCGCACCATGGACGGCAGCGCCCACAATTCGCCGATTTCAAGCGAATGCTCGGACTGATAGCCTTCCGCCAGCGCCGTCATGCTTTCGCGCGTCACCGTGGAATGGGTATGAGCTACATAGAGCCAGGCCAGCGCCATGACGCGGGGAATAATCCGGTCGCCGACCTTGACCGTCGGCAATTGCCGATAGAATTTCTTGGGAAAGTCGCGGCGGACTTCCTGGATCGCTTCTTCGATAATGTAGTGATTGTCCAGCAGCCATTCGGCAGCAGGCGTAATCGTCGCTCCCGCCTCGACATCGGCGGCGGTGGTGCGATAAACGCGCAGGATTTCCCGCTCGTTTTCCTTATGCCGGGCGAAGAAATCGAAATCGAAGAAACCCGGAAGCGTGCTCATCACCGAAGTGGCGAGAGCCTTGGATTTCTCCTGCAACTCATCGATTGTCAGATAGGTGGCCCGGATCGAATCGTTGTGATCGATATTGCGGGTTTCTGTATCGCGTGGCGCTGTGGATGGCGTCATAGATGGGGACATGTTTTCGAATCTGTTACCAGCAAGAGTGAAATCTGCCGCATTGGGAGGATGCAGCACTTACATATGCGCAACGGGGCCTAGGGAAAGGCCCGCGGCTGCGGGAAAATCAATACGTCCATGACAGGCGCCTTTAAAAAAGGCTTGGTCAGGCGTTATACCAAGTCTCGAAGATGCTGACGCATCCTCGCCTTGAAGGCATTGCAAATATCTCAAATGCATCAATCGCTTGAGATATTTGCAAACGGAATACGAAGAGTCATCTTCAATGACTCCACGTATTAATCCGTCAATCCGGCAAGACGGGTGGAGATGCTCTAAACAGAGTTTCACGACGATAACCACTTCCTTTGCTTGGGCTCATCCATCTGCCGGTCCTTTGCAAATGATGTCTTCCCGGCAATTTTGTCGGCACGACTGTTCATCCTAGCCTTCCACCCTGCAATGCGCAGTTTGAACCGAAGCTGAACGGGTGTTAGGGTCTTCCTCTATAAATCCACGTAGGACTAATCCAAGACCCTCCGCCCGAGGTGGACTTTTCGAATCGGAAACAGACCATCCACATTTTAGGTTAACTATGTCTCTCTTTTTCTCCAATGCCATGAAAGATGTCGTCGAGATCAGGCGCTACCTCCATCAGCACCCGGAACTGGGGCTTTCGGAGTTTCACACCTCCGATTATGTCGCGGGAAAACTGGAAGCCATGGGCTATGAGGTGACCAGGGGCCTGGCCCGCACCGGCATTGTCGCCACCTTGCGCAATGGGACCAGTCAGCGTTCCCTAGGGCTACGCGCGGATTTCGATGCCCTGCCGATCACTGAGGAAACCGGCCTCGACTATGCCAGCCTCACTCCCGGCCTGATGCATGCCTGCGGCCACGACGGTCACACGGCCATGTTGCTCGGTGCTGCCGGTATTCTGGCCGAACGCCGCAATTTCGATGGCATCGTGCATCTGATTTTCCAGCCAGCGGAAGAAAACTTCGGCGGCGCGCGGTTGATGATCGAAGACGGATTGTTCGAGCGCTTCCCCTGCGATGCGGTGTTTGGCCTGCATAACGACCCCGGCATTGCATTTGGTCATTTCGCGTTCCGGGAAGGGCCGATCATGGCCTCGGTGGATGAATGCAAGATCACCGTGATCGGCCGGGGCGGCCACGGTGCCGAACCGCAAAGCACCAGCGATCCGATCGTTGCAGGCGCCAGCATTATCATGGCGCTGCAAACCATCGCGTCGCGCAATATCCACCCGCTCGATCCCGTCGTCGTCACCGTCGGGGCCTTTCATGCCGGTGCCGCCAGCAATGTGATACCGGAGCGGGCGGACATGGTGCTGACCATCCGCAGCTTCGACGATCATGTGCGCGATGAATTGGAAAGCCGCATTCGCTCGATTGCCGAGGGGCAGGCGGCAAGCTACGGCATGACCGTGGAGATCGACTATGAGCGGGGCTATCCGGCCACCGTCAATCACAAGGCGGAAACCGATTACGTGCGCGATCTTGCCAGACGCTTTGCCGGCGAAGGCAAGGTTTTCGATATGCCGCGTCCGACCATGGGCGGCGAGGATTTCGCCTATATGCTCCAGGAAAAGCCCGGCACATACTTCTTCCTCGGCACCAAACGCACCGAAAACGACCCGCCACTCCATCATCCGCGCTATGATTTTAATGACGATATCATCCCGACCGGCACGGCATTCTGGGTGGAACTGGTGGAAAGCCGCCTGAAGCTGGAATAGGGTATTCCAAGGATATTCAGAAACGCTCTGTTCAAGGCGATAATGCAGACAAACAAAAGGCGCGGCTCCCTGCGGAACCGCGCCTTTCTTCAACAGATAGAATAATTGATTTATCAGGCCTTCACCGCGACCTTGTCGTCATCGTTCAACAGGCCGCTGGTGTGCAACAAGGCTGCAAAACGGCCACCCTTGGCGCTCAATTCGTCATAGCCACCCATTTCGACAATACGGCCATGGTCCAGGAAC
The Allorhizobium ampelinum S4 genome window above contains:
- a CDS encoding M20 aminoacylase family protein, whose translation is MKDVVEIRRYLHQHPELGLSEFHTSDYVAGKLEAMGYEVTRGLARTGIVATLRNGTSQRSLGLRADFDALPITEETGLDYASLTPGLMHACGHDGHTAMLLGAAGILAERRNFDGIVHLIFQPAEENFGGARLMIEDGLFERFPCDAVFGLHNDPGIAFGHFAFREGPIMASVDECKITVIGRGGHGAEPQSTSDPIVAGASIIMALQTIASRNIHPLDPVVVTVGAFHAGAASNVIPERADMVLTIRSFDDHVRDELESRIRSIAEGQAASYGMTVEIDYERGYPATVNHKAETDYVRDLARRFAGEGKVFDMPRPTMGGEDFAYMLQEKPGTYFFLGTKRTENDPPLHHPRYDFNDDIIPTGTAFWVELVESRLKLE